One window of Papaver somniferum cultivar HN1 chromosome 9, ASM357369v1, whole genome shotgun sequence genomic DNA carries:
- the LOC113313554 gene encoding phosphatidylinositol 4-kinase gamma 8-like has product MNFIQMAVAIDHHSVFKPPLAPTIRTHHNRCKHRSFTQLESCVFETLDPTTLVAHSLKQVVVAAANFHRSFSTPCLSTSNCKVDDNTDNSHSGSSIHKSSVDTDPRIELIAGRGALGIRALVVEAAIAMASGVDPVPIQSELGGSYYLTSRNGDKIAVAKPVDEEPLAKNIRNGYTVGILSQQGLKNSVPVGETGVREVAAYLLDHNGFAGVPPTALVKISHVSFQTDNSSKPTNPTKSCKTASLQRFVDHDFDAGDLGPSGFPVSSVHRIGILDVRILNLDRHAGNILVKKNKKENDGRASDSYPVGLADLVPIDHELCLPDLLDDPYFEWLHWPQASVPFSESEAEYISRLDPSKDAELLRKELPSLTEPSIRILVLCTIFLKSAAAAGICLADIGDMMTRQFRGTKQEPSILETLCAEAKAKMDAEVVYDNPSILLGEEFDEDVGMFQVDIEMEEDSHNTEVLDLPRLLQRYPEIGKPPKIPGKLPSAHSLSGFPHAVLSPLPEEDNSKDNTNNKTNDPKEEHEDGNGQEDENDSNKAGMGLMKSVSFSVSKQNYQSEGITFKWMSEEKFKLFLESFEKLLPKAFEGKKSMGLKQRRLGTSC; this is encoded by the coding sequence atgaatttcATTCAAATGGCCGTAGCCATCGATCACCACAGTGTATTCAAACCACCTCTCGCTCCAACCATTCGTACCCATCATAATCGATGCAAACATCGATCCTTTACTCAATTGGAATCCTGCGTCTTCGAGACACTGGACCCTACAACCCTCGTCGCCCACTCCCTAAAACAAGTCGTGGTGGCTGCTGCAAACTTTCACCGCAGTTTCTCTACACCTTGCTTATCCACCTCCAACTGCAAGGTTGATGACAACACCGATAATAGCCATAGTGGTAGCAGTATTCATAAAAGCTCTGTAGACACAGACCCCAGAATAGAGCTCATCGCAGGTCGTGGGGCCCTGGGCATTCGTGCTCTCGTGGTGGAAGCAGCCATAGCTATGGCTTCTGGTGTTGACCCGGTGCCAATTCAAAGCGAACTCGGTGGTTCCTACTACTTAACCAGTCGCAATGGGGATAAAATTGCTGTGGCGAAGCCTGTTGATGAAGAACCTCTAGCCAAAAACATTAGGAACGGGTATACTGTTGGGATCTTGAGCCAGCAGGGGCTGAAAAATTCAGTTCCGGTTGGGGAGACCGGAGTTCGTGAAGTAGCTGCATACTTACTTGATCATAATGGATTTGCAGGAGTTCCTCCTACTGCACTGGTAAAAATCTCACATGTTTCATTTCAGACGGATAATTCGTCAAAACCAACCAACCCGACAAAATCTTGTAAAACTGCATCGTTACAAAGGTTCGTGGATCATGATTTCGATGCCGGTGACTTAGGCCCGTCTGGGTTCCCAGTATCTTCAGTCCACCGGATTGGAATTCTAGATGTAAGAATTCTCAACCTTGATAGACATGCAGGAAATATTTTAGTcaagaaaaataagaaagaaaatgatGGGCGTGCAAGTGATAGCTATCCAGTTGGATTGGCCGATCTTGTACCAATCGATCATGAGCTTTGCTTACCCGATTTACTTGATGATCCGTATTTTGAATGGCTTCACTGGCCACAAGCCTCAGTGCCGTTTTCAGAGTCTGAAGCCGAGTATATAAGCCGGCTCGACCCGTCAAAGGATGCGGAGCTCTTGAGAAAAGAATTGCCTTCATTAACAGAGCCATCAATTCGAATACTTGTACTGtgcacaatatttttgaaatctgCGGCGGCCGCTGGGATTTGTTTAGCTGATATTGGTGACATGATGACACGACAATTTCGTGGAACAAAGCAAGAACCAAGTATACTAGAGACCTTGTGTGCTGAAGCCAAGGCCAAAATGGATGCAGAAGTAGTATACGATAATCCAAGTATATTATTAGGAGAAGAGTTTGATGAAGATGTAGGAATGTTTCAAGTCGATATAGAGATGGAGGAGGATAGCCATAACACTGAAGTTTTAGATCTACCTCGACTTCTTCAACGTTATCCCGAGATAGGTAAGCCTCCGAAAATTCCTGGTAAGCTTCCCTCGGCACATTCGTTGAGTGGGTTTCCTCACGCCGTTTTATCACCGTTGCCGGAAGAAGATAATAGCAAAGACAACACCAATAACAAAACGAACGATCCTAAAGAAGAGCATGAAGACGGAAATGGACAGGAGGATGAGAATGATAGTAATAAAGCAGGAATGGGACTAATGAAAAGTGTGAGTTTTTCGGTATCAAAGCAAAACTATCAAAGTGAAGGAATTACATTCAAGTGGATGAGTGAAGAGAAATTTAAATTATTCTTGGAGAGTTTTGAGAAGCTTTTGCCAAAGGCTTTTGAGGGAAAAAAGAGCATGGGATTGAAGCAAAGAAGATTGGGAACTTCATGTTAA